The genomic DNA CGCCGCCCACGCCCAGGCCCGCCAGGCGGGGTCGTAGCCGCCGTCCTGGAGCAGCAGGACCACGAACGCCGGGACGAGCACCAGGCGCAGCATGGTCAGGATGTTGGCGACGTTCCACAGGCTGGCCTGGCTCACGGCCGCCGCTCCCAGCTTCCCGCCGGGTGCCCTCCTCCCCGTGCCGCCCGAAGCGGGCGCCGGGACTCCGGTCATCTGCCCGCCTCCTCGAGTACCTCGGCCACCAGGTCGACGCCTTCCGTGCCCACGACCTTCGCCCTGACCATACGGCCGACGGCCAGCCCGGCGCCCGTCGTGAACAGCACCTGCCCGTCCGTCTCCGGCGCCTGGTGCGCCGCGCGGCCGGCGGCGGCGTACTCGTCGTCGTCGAGGTCGTCGCCCTCGACCGACTCGACCAGTACCTCCAGGGTCTCCCCCAGGCGCTCCTCCGCGCGCTGGGCGGTGAGCTCCTCGGCGAGCCGGGACAGGTGGGCGAGGCGCTCGTCGACGACCTCCTGGTCCAGCTTGCCCTCGTACGTCGCGGCCTCGGTGCCCTCCTCGTCGGAGTAGCCGAACACTCCGACGGCGTCGAACCGGGCGTGGACCAGGAAGCGCTCCAGCTCGGCGAAGTCCTCCCCGGTCTCGCCGGGGAAGCCGACGATGAAGTTGGACCGCACGCCGGCGTGCGGCGCCTTGCCGCGGATCGTGTCCAGCAGCTCCAGGAACCGGTCCGTGTCGCCGAAGCGGCGCATGGCGCGCAGCACGGTGGGCGCGGAGTGCTGGAAGGACAGGTCGAAGTAGGGCGCGACCTTCTCCGTGGACGTCAGGACGTCGATCAGGCCGGGCCGCATCTCGGCGGGCTGGAGGTAGCTGACCCGGACGCGCTCGACGCCGTCCACGGCGGCCAGCTCGGGCAGCAGCGTCTCCAGCAGGCGGATGTCGCCCAGGTCCTTGCCGTACGAGGTGTTGTTCTCGGAGACCAGCATGATCTCCTTGACGCCCTGCTCGGCCAGCCAGCGCGCCTCGCCCAGCACGTCGCCGGGGCGGCGGGACACGAAGGAGCCGCGGAAGGACGGGATGGCGCAGAACGAGCAGCGCCGGTCGCAGCCGGAGGCCAGCTTCACGGAGGCGACCGGGCTCGTGTCCAGGCGGCGGCGCAGGGGGGGCGCGCGGGCCGGAGGCGGGTGCGACGCCCTCGGGCAGGTCGGCGGGGGCCTCTGCGGGGGCGTGCGCGGCGCCGTGCCCCGGCAGGGCGACGGCCGCGGTGGCGCTCTGGCGCTCGACGGGGCTGAGCGGCAGCAGCCTGCGCCGGTCGCGGGGGGTGTGCGGGGCGTGGACGCCGCCGCCGAGGATGGTCCGCAGGCGGTCGGAGATGTCGGCGTAGTCGTCGAAGCCGAGCACCCCGTCGGCCTCCGGCAGGGCTTCGGCGAGCTCTTTGCCGTAGCGCTCGGCCATGCAGCCGACGGCGACGACGGCCCGGGTGCGGCCGTGGTCCTTCAGGTCGTTCGCTTCGAGGAGGGCGTCGACGGAGTCCTTCTTGGCGGCCTCGACGAAGCCGCAGGTGTTGACGACGGCGACATCGGCGTCGGCGGCCTCCTCGACGAGCTCCCAGCCGTCCGCTGCCAGGCGGCCTGCGAGCTCCTCCGAGTCCACCTCGTTACGGGCGCAGCCAAGAGTGACAAGGGCGACGGTACGGCGTTCGGGCATGGGCTCAAGACTACTTCGTCCCCGGTGCCCCTCCGGCGCGCAGGTCCGCCGCCCCGGCCCCGACCGCCGCAGGCCCCGACCGCACCCCGGGGGAGGGAACGCGGTCGGGGCCTGCGGCGGGTGCGGCGGACGGGGCCGGGCGGTCAGCCGACCTCGGGGTCGCCCCTGGTGTACGTCAGCCGCTCGACCTGGCCGGGGGCGAACTCGTCCTGGACCTTCTTGCCGTTCACGAACAGTTCGATCACCCCGGCGTTGCCGAGGATGAGGTCGAGCCGCTCGTCGTCCTGGAAGGTCTTGGAGTCGCCCTTCTCGAGCAGGCCGTCGAAGAGGAGCTTGCCGTCGCGGGCCTTCGCCGAGATCCAGCTCTTGTCGTCGATCGCGGTGAGCTTCACCGTCACCTTGTCCTGCGGGACGGCCGCGATCGCGCTCTCCGAGGCGATCGGCGCGGGCTTGGACGGCGCCGGCTTGGGCGCCTGGCTCGGGGGACGGGCCGAGGCCTGCCCCGACGCCGCACTCCCGGACCCGGTGCCGGCGCCGTTCTGCCCGAAGAGGGTGAAGCCCGCGAAACCGACCACCACGACGATCGCGGCGACCATGGCGGCGGTCCAGTTGGGCCGGCGCCGCTCCGGGCGGATCCGCTCCGCCTCGAACATGGGCGCGGCGGAGGTGGGGGCGGGACGGCCGCCGTGCTCCGCGTCGTACTGTTCGACCAGGGCCGCCGGATCGAGTCCCACGGCCCGGGCGAGCGTCCGCACGTGCCCGCGGGCGTACACGTCGCCGCCGCACCGCGAGAAGTCGTCCTCCTCGATCGCGTACACGATGGGGACGCGCACACGCGTGGAGTGGCTGACCTCTTCGACGGTGAGGTTCGCGGCGAGGCGTGCGTCGCGGAGCGCACGGCCGATCGAGGGCCGATCGTCCTCGGGGAGCGGGGGCCGGTCGTCTGCGGGGGAGTTGCCGTCGGGGGCGTTGCCGATGGACACGAGGGCGCCTTTCGAGCGTGTAACCACCTGCCGGAGGTTCAGTCTACGGGTGGTGCGAAAGGGTGGGGCAACCGGGCGGACGTGGTTTGTACGCCATCGGAATGGCCGCCGCCCGCGTTGCGGGGACCACCATTGTCCGCTCCTTCCTCCCCTGTGACGTGCAGTCCGGGACAACGGTTGCTCACGGTTGCCTTACGGGTGGGACACGGCCGGGTCAGGAGCCGTCCCCGCCGCGGATGGAGGCGAGCACACCGTCCAGGTCGTCCGGTTTCACCAGGACGTCCCGCGCCTTGGAGCCCTCGCTGGGGCCGACGATGTTCCGCGACTCCATCAGATCCATGAGCCTGCCCGCTTTGGCGAAGCCGACACGCAGCTTCCGCTGGAGCATCGAGGTGGAGCCGAACTGCGTGGAGACGACCAGTTCGGCCGCCTGGCACAGCAGGTCGAGGTCGTCGCCGATCTCCTCGTCGATCTCCTTCTTCTGCTTCGTCCCGGTCGTGACGTCGTCTCGGAAGACGGGCTCCATCTGCTCCTTGCAGTGCCGCACGACGGCCGCGACCTCCTCCTCCGTGACGAAGGCCCCCTGGAGGCGCACCGGTTTGTTCGCGCCCATCGGAAGGAACAGGCCGTCCCCCTTGCCGATGAGCTTCTCGGCCCCCGGCTGGTCGAGGATGACGCGGCTGTCGGCGAGGGAGGAGGTGGCGAAGGCGAGGCGGGAGGGGACGTTGGCCTTGATGAGGCCGGTGACGACGTCCACGGAGGGCCGTTGTGTGGCGAGCACCAGGTGGATGCCGGCGGCACGGGCCAGCTGCGTGATGCGGACGATGGCGTCCTCGACGTCGCGCGGCGCGACCATCATCAGGTCGGCCAGCTCGTCCACGATGACCAGCAGGTACGGGTACGGCTGGAGTTCGCGCTCGCTGCCCGGGGGTGTCTTCAGCTTGCCGCTGCGCACGGCGGTGTTGAAGTCGTCGATGTGCCGGTACCCGAACGCCGCCAGGTCGTCGTAGCGCAGGTCCATCTCCCGCACGACCCACTGGAGCGCCTCGGCGGCCCGCTTGGGGTTGGTGATGATGGGCGTGATCAGGTGCGGGATGCCCTCGTACGCGGTCAGCTCGACCCGCTTGGGGTCGACGAGCACCATCCGGACGTCCTCGGGTGTGGCCCTCGTCATCACCGACGTGATGAGGCAGTTGATGCACGAGGACTTGCCGGACCCGGTGGCGCCGGCGACCAGCACGTGCGGCATCGTCGCCAGGTTGGCCATGACGTAGCCGCCCTCGACGTCCTTGCCCAGCGCGACCAGCATCGGGTGGTCGTCCCCGGCGGCGTCGGCGAGCCGCAGCACGTCGCCGAGCTTGACCATCTCGCGGTCGGTGTTGGGGATCTCGATGCCGACGGCGGACTTGCCGGGGATCGGCGAGATGATCCGCACGTCGGGGCTGGCCACCGCGTACGCGATGTTCTTCGTCAGCGCCGTGACCCGCTCGACCTTCACCGCCGGGCCGAGCTCCACCTCGTACCGGGTGACCGTCGGGCCGCGGGTGAAGCCGGTGACGTCGGCGTCCACCTTGAACTCGGAGAAGACGGTGCGCAGGGCCGCGACGACGGCGTCGTTGGCGGCGCTGCGCGTCTTGCCCGGACCGCCCCGCTCCAGCAGGTCGAGGGAGGGCAGGGCGTACGTCACGTCCCCGGCCAGCCGCAGCTGCTCGGCCCGTGCGGGCATCGGTTCCGCCGCGTCCCGCACGGGCGCGGGCTTGGTCAGGTCCGGTACGGCCCCGCCGTCCGCCCCCTCCCGCGCCGGGGGCACGGCGGCGGGGACCCCGCCCGGCTCGCCCCGGTCCCGGGCGCGCGCCGCGCCGGTGCCGGCCCGGTCGCGGTCCGCGGTGACGTCCCTGGTCAGATCGGCCACCAGGGGCGAGGGCGGCATGCCGTTCAGCACGGCGCCGTCGAGGTCCGCCGCCACGGCCGCGGCGACGTCGACGGGGTCCGGCGTCCGTCCGGACCCGGGCTCGCCGGTGCCCGGCCCTCTGCGGGTACGCGGGCGCCGGCGCGGGGCGGGCGCCTCCTCCCCGGCCGGCTCCGGACCGTACTCCCCGGCCGCGGGGCCGCGGCGGCGGGAGGGCGCGGGCAGGCCCTCACGCCACTGCTCGTCGTACCGCCGGTCGTCGTCGCCCCACTCCTCGTACGACTCGATGACGCCGAGCCGCTCGCCGAGCGCCCGCAACCGCCGCGGGATGGCGTTGACGGGGGTGGCGGTGACGACCAGCAGGCCGAAGACCGTCAGCAGGACGAGCAACGGGACGGCGAGCACCTCGCCCGTCATGAAGATCAGCGGGGTGGAGGCGGCCCAGCCGACGAGACCTCCCGCGTCCTGCATGGCCTGGGCCCCCTCGTCGCGACCCGGTGAGCCGCAGGCGATGTGGACCTGGCCGAGGACACCGGTGACCAGGGCGGACAGACCGATGACGATGCGCCCGTTCGCCTCGGGCTTCTCGGGGTGCAGGATCAACCGGACGGCCATGGTGCCGATGAGGAGCGGTACGAGCAGGTCGAGTCGGCCGAACGCGCCGGTGACGAGCATGTCGACGAGGTCGCCGACCGGTCCGTGGAGGCCGGCCCAGGTGCCGGCCGCGACGACGAGGGCCAGGCCGATCAGCAGCAGGGCCAGGCCGTCCTTGCGGTGGGCGGGGTCCAGCCCCTTCGCGCCGCGTCCCACGCCGCGCAGCACGGCGCCGACGGCGTGGGCGAGGCCGAGCCAGAGTGCGCGGACGACCCGGTAGACACCGGCCGTGGGGGACGGTGCCGCCTTGGGCACCGCTCTGGTGGCCGCCTTCTTCGCCGCGGCCTTCTTGGCGGGGGCGGGTTGCTTGGCGCCGGTCTTCCCGGCGGACGGCTTGCCGGGCACCGCCTTCCGCGCGGCGCCCCTCGTACGGCCCGCGGCGCGCGGCTTCGCGGTGCCCGCCGTGCCGTGGGGACCCTTGCCGGACGTACGTGAGGCCATGGGGGTGAGATTACCGGTGAGGGCGGCGCGGGACACGCGTCCGAGCTCTTCACCCGTTCGTGTCGCTCCCGCGGCGGGCGGGGTGCGCGGCGCCCCGTACGCGGGGACGGGTCAGACCGGAAGGGCGGGGCCGCCGCCCGCGGTACCGGGCTCCAGCGCGTCCAGCGCCCGCCGCAGCCCCGTCAGCTTGCGCTCCAGGTGCGCGGCGGTGGCGACGGCCGCGGCGTCGGCGGACTCGTCGTCGAGCTGCTTCGACAGCGCCTCGGCCTGCTCCTCGACGGCGGCGAGCCGGGCCGACAGCTCGGCGAGCAGACCCGCCGACTCCTTCGCCGCGGCACCGTCCTGGCCGCCGTCGCTCCCCTCGAGCTGGAGCCGGAGCAGGGCGGCCTGTTCGCGCAGTTGACAGTTCTTCATGTACAGGTCGACGAACACGGAGACCTTGGCACGCAGGACCCACGGGTCGAACGGCTTGGAGATGTAGTCGACCGCGCCCGCGGCGTACCCCCTGAACGTGTGGTGGGGGCCGTGGTTGATGGCGGTCAGGAAGATGATCGGGATGTCACGCGTGCGTTCCCGCCGCTTGATGTGGGCGGCGGTCTCGAAACCGTCCATGCCCGGCATCTGGACATCCAGAAGGATGACCGCGAAGTCATCCGTCAGCAGCGCCTTGAGCGCTTCCTCCCCTGACGATGCCCGCACCAGCGTCTGATCGAGCGCGGAGAGGATC from Streptomyces sp. MRC013 includes the following:
- a CDS encoding helix-turn-helix domain-containing protein, which translates into the protein MSIGNAPDGNSPADDRPPLPEDDRPSIGRALRDARLAANLTVEEVSHSTRVRVPIVYAIEEDDFSRCGGDVYARGHVRTLARAVGLDPAALVEQYDAEHGGRPAPTSAAPMFEAERIRPERRRPNWTAAMVAAIVVVVGFAGFTLFGQNGAGTGSGSAASGQASARPPSQAPKPAPSKPAPIASESAIAAVPQDKVTVKLTAIDDKSWISAKARDGKLLFDGLLEKGDSKTFQDDERLDLILGNAGVIELFVNGKKVQDEFAPGQVERLTYTRGDPEVG
- a CDS encoding DNA translocase FtsK; its protein translation is MASRTSGKGPHGTAGTAKPRAAGRTRGAARKAVPGKPSAGKTGAKQPAPAKKAAAKKAATRAVPKAAPSPTAGVYRVVRALWLGLAHAVGAVLRGVGRGAKGLDPAHRKDGLALLLIGLALVVAAGTWAGLHGPVGDLVDMLVTGAFGRLDLLVPLLIGTMAVRLILHPEKPEANGRIVIGLSALVTGVLGQVHIACGSPGRDEGAQAMQDAGGLVGWAASTPLIFMTGEVLAVPLLVLLTVFGLLVVTATPVNAIPRRLRALGERLGVIESYEEWGDDDRRYDEQWREGLPAPSRRRGPAAGEYGPEPAGEEAPAPRRRPRTRRGPGTGEPGSGRTPDPVDVAAAVAADLDGAVLNGMPPSPLVADLTRDVTADRDRAGTGAARARDRGEPGGVPAAVPPAREGADGGAVPDLTKPAPVRDAAEPMPARAEQLRLAGDVTYALPSLDLLERGGPGKTRSAANDAVVAALRTVFSEFKVDADVTGFTRGPTVTRYEVELGPAVKVERVTALTKNIAYAVASPDVRIISPIPGKSAVGIEIPNTDREMVKLGDVLRLADAAGDDHPMLVALGKDVEGGYVMANLATMPHVLVAGATGSGKSSCINCLITSVMTRATPEDVRMVLVDPKRVELTAYEGIPHLITPIITNPKRAAEALQWVVREMDLRYDDLAAFGYRHIDDFNTAVRSGKLKTPPGSERELQPYPYLLVIVDELADLMMVAPRDVEDAIVRITQLARAAGIHLVLATQRPSVDVVTGLIKANVPSRLAFATSSLADSRVILDQPGAEKLIGKGDGLFLPMGANKPVRLQGAFVTEEEVAAVVRHCKEQMEPVFRDDVTTGTKQKKEIDEEIGDDLDLLCQAAELVVSTQFGSTSMLQRKLRVGFAKAGRLMDLMESRNIVGPSEGSKARDVLVKPDDLDGVLASIRGGDGS
- a CDS encoding response regulator translates to MVQKAKILLVDDRPENLLALEAILSALDQTLVRASSGEEALKALLTDDFAVILLDVQMPGMDGFETAAHIKRRERTRDIPIIFLTAINHGPHHTFRGYAAGAVDYISKPFDPWVLRAKVSVFVDLYMKNCQLREQAALLRLQLEGSDGGQDGAAAKESAGLLAELSARLAAVEEQAEALSKQLDDESADAAAVATAAHLERKLTGLRRALDALEPGTAGGGPALPV